The Coffea arabica cultivar ET-39 chromosome 3c, Coffea Arabica ET-39 HiFi, whole genome shotgun sequence genome contains a region encoding:
- the LOC113735939 gene encoding uncharacterized protein produces the protein MTWYVRCKSHSASLPCNWQLRATLRCTHNIWKIVTFVKEHTCVRVSNSNDHRQLSLELIAEYIIHYVQNGPLYAIKEIQTSIKRAFDTDVSYKKAWYARRRAIDIVYGDWPTSIAALPTYMQELVKANPGTVVEWKHHPQSSTGCIIFHYVFWAFGPVIESFRHLKLVICVDGTFMKGTYKAKLLVAVGFDASNRQWPLAFALVDEETNRSWTWFMSHLRRHVCREVENICVISDRHKGITHAMNTLPEWKEPLAVHRYYLIHVQRSQNFRNQRLKDLMWAAGAANQAKKYEAFMEQIWLLNEEAYKWLNGGSEELNKRDLVLRPLQEYITKWIVDVPMRLVVVVTVHRQATTPPIAFFTLVCGVTISLEKSRFSSGRTRRTLNFNKTLNPTDHMMGH, from the exons ATGACTTGGTATGTCCGCTGCAAGTCCCATAGTGCTTCGCTTCCATGCAATTGGCAGCTAAGAGCCACTCTAAGATGCACACATAACATATGGAAAATTGTAACATTTGTGAAGGAACACACGTGTGTGCGAGTTTCGAATTCCAATGACCACCGACAGTTGAGTTTGGAACTCATAGCCGAGTACATAATACATTACGTCCAGAATGGTCCGTTATATGCCATCAAAGAAATACAAACGAGCATTAAACGTGCTTTTGATACGGATGTTTCGTACAAAAAAGCATGGTATGCTAGGCGACGTGCGATTGATATTGTGTATGGTGATTGGCCAACTTCTATAGCTGCGCTCCCTACGTACATGCAGGAATTGGTTAAAGCCAATCCTGGAACAGTTGTTGAGTGGAAGCACCATCCGCAAAGTAGTACTGGATGCATCATCTTTCATTACGTGTTTTGGGCATTTGGGCCGGTAATCGAGTCATTTCGACACCTTAAGCTAGTTATTTGTGTTGACGGCACATTTATGAAGGGTACATACAAAGCAAAATTATTGGTTGCTGTTGGTTTTGATGCCTCCAATCGGCAGTGGCCACTTGCATTCGCACTTGTAGATGAAGAGACAAATCGGAGTTGGACATGGTTCATGTCGCATTTGCGACGTCATGTGTGCCGTGAGGTGGAAAATATTTGCGTTATTTCGGATAGGCACAAGGGCATAACACATGCTATGAATACTTTACCAGAGTGGAAAGAACCGTTGGCCGTGCACCGATACTATTTAATACACGTGCAGAGGTCCCAAAATTTTCGAAATCAAag ATTGAAGGATCTTATGTGGGCTGCCGGTGCAGcaaatcaagccaaaaaatATGAGGCATTTATGGAACAAATATGGTTGTTAAATGAAGAGGCGTATAAATGGTTGAATGGTGGTTCT GAAGAATTAAACAAAAGAGACCTGGTCCTAAGGCCATTGCAAGAATACATAACCAAATGGATCGTCGATGTCCCGATGCGCCTCGTCGTTGTAGTCACTGTTCACAGACAGGCCACAACGCCTCCAATTGCCTTTTTTACACTGGTTTGTGGTGTAACCATCAGCCTAGAGAAGTCTAGATTCTCTTCTGGAAGGACAAGAAGGACACTTAACTTTAACAAAACATTGAACCCGACCGATCACATGATGGGGCATTAG
- the LOC140037737 gene encoding trans-resveratrol di-O-methyltransferase-like: protein MDLARNIGDHTGELFQAQAHIWNHMFNFINSMSLKCAIQLGIPDVIHKHGQPMTLDQLIDALPIKNAKAPFLYRLMQILIHSGFFIEAKIPGNENDNQKGYLLTSAAELLLKSNPFSVTPLLLVTLDPTLTDPWHHLSQWFQNSDETPFYTCHGRSLYDLASHEPRLNQFFNEAMASDTRLVSSVVTKDCKHVFEGLNSLVDVGGGTGTFSKAIADAFPHLKCTVLDLPHVVDGLESSKNLAYVGGNMFEAIPPADAVLMKWILIDWSDDECVQILKKCKEAIPSKEKGGKVIIVEMFCKSQQKGDDDHEAIETQLLFHMLMMVLFKGRQRNEKDWAKLFTEADFSDYKITAVLGLRSIIEVYYN, encoded by the exons atggatTTGGCTAGAAATATTGGTGATCATACTGGTGAGCTTTTTCAAGCACAAGCTCACATATGGAACCATATGTTCAACTTCATAAATTCTATGTCCCTCAAATGTGCAATTCAATTAGGCATTCCAGACGTTATTCACAAACATGGCCAGCCGATGACCCTTGATCAATTGATTGATGCTCTTCCCATCAAGAATGCAAAAGCCCCTTTCCTTTATCGTCTCATGCAGATTTTGATCCACTCAGGCTTCTTCATTGAAGCAAAGATTCCTGGAAATGAGAATGATAATCAAAAGGGTTATCTGCTTACTTCTGCTGCTGAACTCCTTTTAAAGAGTAACCCTTTTAGCGTGACGCCGCTTTTACTGGTCACGCTCGATCCCACCTTGACTGATCCATGGCACCATCTCAGCCAGTGGTTTCAGAACAGTGATGAAACCCCATTTTATACTTGCCATGGGAGGTCACTTTACGATCTTGCAAGCCATGAGCCACGGCTTAATCAATTCTTTAACGAAGCAATGGCTAGTGATACCCGGCTGGTTAGTAGCGTGGTGACCAAAGATTGTAAGCATGTTTTTGAGGGTTTGAATTCATTGGTAGATGTTGGAGGTGGAACTGGAACCTTTTCTAAGGCAATTGCTGATGCTTTCCCTCACCTGAAATGCACTGTGCTTGATCTTCCTCATGTTGTTGATGGCTTGGAGAGTAGTAAGAACTTGGCCTATGTTGGAGGTAACATGTTTGAAGCCATTCCTCCTGCAGATGCTGTTTTAATGAAG TGGATATTGATTGATTGGAGCGATGATGAGTGTGTGCAAATACTAAAAAAATGTAAAGAAGCAATTCCTAGCAAGGAAAAAGGAGGCAAAGTGATAATTGTTGAAATGTTCTGCAAAAGCCAGCAGAAAGGGGATGATGATCATGAGGCGATTGAGACCCAACTATTGTTTCATATGCTGATGATGGTTCTATTCAAAGGAAGGCAAAGAAATGAGAAAGATTGGGCGAAACTTTTCACGGAGGCAGACTTCAGTGACTATAAGATAACTGCAGTATTGGGCTTGAGATCTATCATTGAGgtttattataattaa